One Cryptomeria japonica chromosome 9, Sugi_1.0, whole genome shotgun sequence genomic window carries:
- the LOC131858298 gene encoding uncharacterized protein LOC131858298, whose amino-acid sequence MESHNNWMSRRVTSLKNDLDFVIINGYGPILNEDKKRVWEEIEHFTGTLNQLCILGGDFNAILHHHEKQGGLGKNSHASLDFADWIHHYGMIEINMVKEAFTWNNRRLGFSNIAEKLVRFFVLGSLINFPFTLDASILPFSGSDHFPIQLGIQAKVSGFGIYKVVNKLKIIKKNLIHWNKEHFGNIFDNKARVEAELVEVNEKVMRRGMDEALFLREKNLLVDHESILVKEEVFWKQKSRETWLEEGDKNTKFFHNSVRMRRVINHISKIKLSGGSEVANPKLIAKEAIDFFSLILNSDRSPHGFVQDKFIKCIPNLLSKDQTDSLTTKFSLAEVEAALV is encoded by the exons ATGGAGTCACATAACAATTGGATGAGCAGGAGGGTTACTAGCCTGAAAAATGATCTAGATTTTGTCATTATTAATGGGTATGGGCCAATCCTTAATGAGGATAAAAAGAGAGTATGGGAGGAAATTGAGCATTTCACGGGAACCCTTAATCAGTTATGCATTTTAGGAGGGGACTTTAATGCAATTTTGCATCATCATGAGAAGCAAGGAGGCTTAGGTAAAAATTCTCATGCTTCTCTTGACTTTGCAGATTGGATCCATCATTATGGGATGATAGAGATCAATATGGTAAAGGAAGCCTTTACCTGGAATAATCGAAGGTTAGGTTTTAGCAACATTGCAGAGAAACTTGTTAGATTCTTTGTATTGGGTAGTCTCATCAACTTTCCCTTTACCTTGGATGCCTCTATTCTACCTTTCTCAGGATCGGATCACTTCCCTATTCAACTTGGCATTCAAG CCAAGGTTTCTGGGTTTGGGATCTACAAGGTTGTTAACAAACTTAAGAttattaagaaaaatctcatccaTTGGAATAAGGAGCACTTTggcaatatttttgacaataaggCCCGAGTGGAAGCTGAGTTGGTAGAAGTTAATGAGAAAGTGATGAGACGTGGGATGGATGAGGCCCTATTTCTGAGAGAAAAGAATCTCCTTGTGGATCATGAATCTATTCTTGTCAAAGAAGAagtattttggaaacaaaaatctagagagacttGGTTGGAGGAGGGTGACaagaacaccaaattcttccataaTAGTGTGAGGATGAGAAGAGTTATTAACCATATCTCCAAGATTAAGTTGAGTGGTGGATCTGAGGTGGCTAACCCTAAACTCATTGCGAAGGAGGCTATagatttcttttctcttattctcaaCTCCGACCGGAGCCCTCATGGTTTTGTCCAGGACAAGTTTATTAAGTGTATCCCAAATCTTCTGAGTAAGGACCAAACCGATTCTCTGACTACTAAATTTTCTTTAGCAGAAGTAGAAGCAGCTCTTGTGTAG